A window of Oncorhynchus keta strain PuntledgeMale-10-30-2019 chromosome 27, Oket_V2, whole genome shotgun sequence contains these coding sequences:
- the LOC118359832 gene encoding SAM pointed domain-containing Ets transcription factor-like isoform X2, with amino-acid sequence MLLTEDSLWLLKKKEAAPPEPPCKPLEQCPVIDSQGLGVGLGLEVPSGLEGQVEERCLEQVQSIVLGEVMKDIETACKLLNITPEPMEWNCGNVQKWLLWTEHLYRLPQVGKVFQELSGKDLCSMTEEDFRQRSMQCGDLLFAHLDIWRSAACMKECCTPGDTKLHSAEETCPEADSSCSSQPIHLWQFLRQLLLKPHNYGRCIRWLNKEKGIFKIENSAYVARLWGLRKNRPAMNYDKLSRSIRQYYKKGIIRKPDVSQRLVYQFVHPV; translated from the exons ATGCTCCTCACTGAAGACAGCTTGTGGCTGTTGAAGAAGAAAGAGGCAGCACCCCCTGAGCCCCCCTGTAAGCCCTTGGAGCAGTGCCCTGTCATCGACAGCCAGGGCCTGGGGGTGGGCCTGGGATTGGAGGTCCCCTCTGGGCTAGAGGGACAGGTGGAGGAACGCTGTCTGGAGCAGGTTCAGAGCATTGTGTTGGGAGAAGTAATGAAGGACATAGAGACCGCCTGCAAGCTGCTCAACATTACCCCAG AACCCATGGAGTGGAACTGTGGGAACGTCCAGAAGTGGCTGCTGTGGACAGAGCACCTGTACAGACTACCCCAGGTGGGAAAGGTGTTCCAGGAGCTCAGTGGGAAGGACCTGTGCTCCATGACAGAGGAGGACTTCAGGCAGCGCTCGATGCAATGTGGAGACCTGCTGTTTGCTCACCTGGACATCTGGAGGTCAG CTGCGTGCATGAAGGAGTGCTGCACACCAGGAGATACCAAGTTACATAGTGCTGAGGAGACGTGTCCAGAGGCTGACTCATCCTGCTCAAGCCAGCCCATCCACCTGTGGCAGTTCCTTAGACAGCTGCTCCTCAAGCCACACAACTATGGACGCTGCATCCGCTGGCTCAACAAGGAGAAAG GTATCTTCAAAATCGAAAACTCGGCTTATGTAGCCAGGTTATGGGGCCTCAGAAAGAATCGTCCAGCTATGAACTACGACAAGCTGAGTCGCTCTATCCGGCAGTACTACAAGAAGGGCATCATCCGCAAGCCTGATGTGTCCCAGAGACTGGTCTATCAGTTTGTCCACCCTGTATGA
- the LOC118359832 gene encoding SAM pointed domain-containing Ets transcription factor-like isoform X1 yields the protein MGSPGCDRVGSTVPLPLMSFNDYPYSVSALRAWEEEDTKPPRGLISVPKHTLQGVFLPCSDMLLTEDSLWLLKKKEAAPPEPPCKPLEQCPVIDSQGLGVGLGLEVPSGLEGQVEERCLEQVQSIVLGEVMKDIETACKLLNITPEPMEWNCGNVQKWLLWTEHLYRLPQVGKVFQELSGKDLCSMTEEDFRQRSMQCGDLLFAHLDIWRSAACMKECCTPGDTKLHSAEETCPEADSSCSSQPIHLWQFLRQLLLKPHNYGRCIRWLNKEKGIFKIENSAYVARLWGLRKNRPAMNYDKLSRSIRQYYKKGIIRKPDVSQRLVYQFVHPV from the exons ATGGGGAGTCCAGGCTGTGACCGCGTGGGGAGCACAGTGCCCCTTCCCCTGATGAGTTTCAATGACTACCCCTACAGTGTGTCTGCTCTGAGGGcctgggaggaggaggacaccAAGCCGCCCCGTGGACTGATAAGTGTGCCTAAACACACCCTGCAAGGGGTGTTCCTGCCCTGCTCTGACATGCTCCTCACTGAAGACAGCTTGTGGCTGTTGAAGAAGAAAGAGGCAGCACCCCCTGAGCCCCCCTGTAAGCCCTTGGAGCAGTGCCCTGTCATCGACAGCCAGGGCCTGGGGGTGGGCCTGGGATTGGAGGTCCCCTCTGGGCTAGAGGGACAGGTGGAGGAACGCTGTCTGGAGCAGGTTCAGAGCATTGTGTTGGGAGAAGTAATGAAGGACATAGAGACCGCCTGCAAGCTGCTCAACATTACCCCAG AACCCATGGAGTGGAACTGTGGGAACGTCCAGAAGTGGCTGCTGTGGACAGAGCACCTGTACAGACTACCCCAGGTGGGAAAGGTGTTCCAGGAGCTCAGTGGGAAGGACCTGTGCTCCATGACAGAGGAGGACTTCAGGCAGCGCTCGATGCAATGTGGAGACCTGCTGTTTGCTCACCTGGACATCTGGAGGTCAG CTGCGTGCATGAAGGAGTGCTGCACACCAGGAGATACCAAGTTACATAGTGCTGAGGAGACGTGTCCAGAGGCTGACTCATCCTGCTCAAGCCAGCCCATCCACCTGTGGCAGTTCCTTAGACAGCTGCTCCTCAAGCCACACAACTATGGACGCTGCATCCGCTGGCTCAACAAGGAGAAAG GTATCTTCAAAATCGAAAACTCGGCTTATGTAGCCAGGTTATGGGGCCTCAGAAAGAATCGTCCAGCTATGAACTACGACAAGCTGAGTCGCTCTATCCGGCAGTACTACAAGAAGGGCATCATCCGCAAGCCTGATGTGTCCCAGAGACTGGTCTATCAGTTTGTCCACCCTGTATGA